The following nucleotide sequence is from Micromonospora sp. WMMD1120.
TCGCCGAGCACCTGCCCGGGTGGACCCAACGGCACCTCGGTCAGCGGCCCGACCGCTCGGATGGCCGCCTCGATCCCGGCGTCGGCGGGCGGCACGATCTGCGCTCCGGCGCCCAGCTCGCCGCCCAGCTCCGCGCCGAGGTAGACCTTGTAGCCGTTGTCCTGCGGCGGGTTGTGACTGGCGGTGACCATCACGCCGGCGACCCCGCCGAGGTGACGGACCGCGTACGCCAGCACCGGGGTCGGCAGCGGGCGGGGCAGCAGCACCGCCGGTCGGCCCGCCCCGGTCGCCACCTGCGCGGTGCGCTCGGCGAACTGCCGGGAGCCGTGCCGGGCGTCGTACCCGATCACCAGGGGGCCGGTGCCGCCCTCGGCCGCGAGCCAGGTGACCAGGCCGGCGGCGGCCTGGGTGACCACCGCGAGGTTCATCCCGTTCGGGCCGGCGCGCAGCGGACCGCGCAGGCCGGCCGTGCCGAAGGTCAGCGGGCCGGCGAACCGGTCGGCCAACTCCGGCGCGCTCGCCGGCAGCCGGTCCAGCACCGCCGTCAGCTCGCCCCGGCTCACCGGGTCGGGGTCGTCAGCCAACCAACGCTGGGCCTGCTCACGAATGTCGTCGATGTCAGTGCTGTCCGCCACCATGCCTCTTGATAGCACGGCGGCGGAACAGCACCGGTGGTTCCCTCCGGCTCAGCCGTTCCCGGTGAGCTGGAACGTCCGCACCATCTCGTCGAAGATCGGCTTGCTCTCCGCGAACTTGGCGTCCGTAGCGGTGAGATAGAACGAGTACGCCTTGCCGTCCTGGGCCACGCCCCGCCAGACTCCGTGCCGCATGAGGTCGCCCTCGCCGCACGTGTACTCGAACTCGGCGGCCGGCTTGCTGGCCAGCTCCGTCTCGGTGGAGGAGATCTGGTTGTAGGGCTTGACGCAGGAGGTGCTCCTGGTCTTGAGGCCGTTCTCGGCCGTCTCCGCCCAGCGGGTGGAGCTGCTGGACCACTTCTCGGTGATGATGCGGACCTTCCGGCCGCTGTCCTCCGGGTCGATGTAGTCGGTGTAGGAGCCGCCGGTGGCCTTCTTCCAACCCTTCGGCACCATGACCTGGATGCCGCGGGCGGAGTGCTCCTGCATCTCGAGCGCCGGTGCCGCCGGGGTGGACGGGGTGGGCTGCGCCGCCGGGGTGCTCGGCGGGGCGTCGTCGCCGCTGGACAACAGCACCACCGTGAGCAGCAGCACGACGGCCACGCCGCCGGCCGCGGCGAGCTGTATCTTGCGCGGCCAGCCCTTGACGGTACGGACCAGTTGATCGCCGGTGGCGCGGACCTTGCCCAGCGCCCCGCCGCCGGCCGTGCTGCCGGTCGAGGTCGCCGGGGTGGTGGTCCAGGGTTGGCCGGTGCCGGGCACCGACCACTGGTTGCCGGCGCCGTACGTGCCGCCGATGCGCTGGGTCGCCTCCGGCGCGCCGCCGTACCCGACCTGCTGGGTGGCGTCGGCCGGGTTGCCGTAGCTGACCCGCTGGGTGGCGTCCGGGTGCCCGCCGGCGTCCACCCGCTGGGTGGCGTCCGCGCCGCCGCCGTAGGTACGGCCGGCCGCCGGTCGCCCGGGGGCCGGCATCGCGCCGGTGGGCGTGTGCAGCGGACCGGCCAACGCGTCGGCGCTGGTCTCGTCGAGCGCGCCGGTGGCGGCGGCCGCGGGAGCGGCCTTGGGGCGCTCGCCCCGGCGCAGCGCGGCCAGCCGGTCGGTGAGTGACTCACCAGGGGCCAGCATGGCCGGGCCGCCGATCTGGCTGTCCGGTTTCGGCTCGGGCTGCGCCGGCGGCGGGACGGGCGCGGGGCGCTGCTGCACCGGCACCACCGCGTACGGGTCGGTGACCGAGTGCACGGCGGTCGAGGTGCTGCTCAGCGGGCCGGCGAGCAGCTCGCGCAGCATCGCCCGGGAGGTGTGCACGTCCAGTCGGCGGGCCGGGTCCTTCTCCAGCAGCCCCATCAGCACGCGGGTCAGCGCGCCGCTGCGCTGCGGTGGCGCCGGAGGGTCCTCCACCACGGCGTGCATGGTCTCGATCGGGTCGCCCTTGTCGAACGGGGGCCGCCCCTCGACCGCCGTGTAGAGCGTCACACCCAGCGAGAAGAGGTCGCTCGGCGGGCCGAACTCCTGGCCCATGGCCCGCTCCGGGGAGATGAAGTGCGGCGAGCCGAGCACCATGCCGGGGGTGGTGAGCTGCACGTCGGTGGGCATCCGGGCGACGCCGAAGTCGGTCAGCACGCAGCGACCGTCGGTGCAGATCAGCACGTTGGCCGGCTTGACGTCGCGGTGCAGCACGCCGATCGCGTGCGCGACCTCCAACGCGCCGAGCAGCGCGATGCCGATCTTGGCGACCGCGCGGGGCGCGACCGGCCCGTCCTCGATGACCATGTCGGCGAGGCTGCGGGCGTCCAGCAGCTCCATCACGATCCATGGCCGGCCGCCCTCGGTGACCACGTCGTACACCTGCACCACGGCGGGATGCTGGATGGCGGCGGCGGCGCGGGCCTCGCGCAGGGTGCGTTCGTACATCGCGTCACGGTCGCTGGGGGCCAGGCCGGGCGGTAGGACGACCTCCTTCACCGCGACGTCACGGCGCAGCAGTGTGTCTGTGGCGCGCCACACCGTGCCCATGCCGCCGTTGCCCACCGAGGACCGGAGCGAGTACCGGCCACCGATGGTGGTGCCGGGCGCCGCTCGTCCGTTGGCGGGACTGACTGGTCCGCCGCTCCACGTCGGGATCTGAGTCACAGAAAAGCCACCGGGGGAAATCGAGGGGGCTGGGACACAACCCCCCTATCTTGCTGGTTCCGACGCCCGATGCGAAAGCCGACGCGACGGAGGTTTATCGAAGTCGACAGAACGTGCCCTGTCGTTCACCTCGCGTCGAACCGTCCGGACCCGCTGTGCGGTATCCCTCACCCGACGACGTGGCCCGGCGTCCTACCATCCGGGGATGAACCAACGGCGGTCAAGCGAGTCCGGTTTCCCGATCAACGGCGTCTACACCGAGGCCGACCTTCCGGAGGACCTGGGCTCCCGGCTGGGCGGCCCCGGCGAGTACCCGTACACCCGGGGCGTCTACCCCACCATGTACACCTCCCGGCCGTGGACCATGCGCCAGTACGCCGGTTTCGGCACCGCCGTCGAGTCCAACGCGCGATACCACCAGCTCCTGCGGGCCGGCACGATGGGCCTCTCGGTCGCCTTCGACCTGCCCACCCAGATGGGTTACGACTCCGACGACCCGATCGCGCACGGCGAGGTCGGCAAGGTTGGCGTCGCCATCGACTCTATTGAGGACATGCGGCTGCTCTTCGCCGACATCCCGCTGGACAAGGTGTCCACCTCGATGACCATCAACGCGCCGGGCTCGGTGCTGTTGCTGCTGTACCAGCTCGTCGCCGAGGAGAACGGGGTGCCCGGCGCGGCGCTCAACGGCACCATCCAGAACGACATCCTCAAGGAGTACATCGCCCGGGGCACGTACATCTTCCCGCCGAAGCCGTCGCTGCGGCTGGTGGCCGACACCTTCGCGTACTGCCGCAAGGAGGTGCCGAAGTGGAACACCATCTCCATCTCCGGCTACCACATGGCCGAGGCCGGCGCGACGCCCGCGCAGGAGATCGCGTTCACCCTGGCCAACGGGGTGGAGTACGTCCGGGCGGCGCTGGCCGCCGGGCTCGCCGTGGACGACTTCGCGCCCCGGCTGTCGTTCTTCTTCGTGGCCCGCACCACGCTGCTGGAGGAGGTCGCGAAGTTCCGCGCCGCCCGGCGGATCTGGGCCCGGTTGATGCGCGAGGACTTCGGCGCGAAGGATCCGAAGTCGATGATGCTGCGGTTCCACACCCAGACCGCCGGTGTCCAGCTCACCGCCCAGCAACCGGAGGTCAACCTGGTCCGGGTGGCCGTGCAGGGGTTGGCGGCGGTGCTCGGCGGCACCCAGTCGCTGCACACCAACAGCTTCGACGAGGCGATCGCGCTGCCCACCGAGAAGGCGGCCCGGCTCGCGCTGCGCACCCAGCAGGTGCTGGCGTACGAGACGGACCTGACCGCGACCGTCGACCCGTTCGCCGGCTCGTACGTGGTGGAGGCGATGACCGCCGAGATCGAGTCCGCCGTCGTCGAACTGATGGAGCGGGTGGCCGACCACGGCTCGGTGGTGGACGCGATCGAGGCGGGGTTCCAGAAGCGGGAGATCGAGCAGTCCGCGTACCGGATCGCCCAGGAGATCGACTCGGGGGACCGGGTGGTGGTCGGGCTCAACCGGTTCACCGTGGACGAGGAGGAGCCGTACGAGCCGCTGCGGGTGGACCCGGCCATCGAGGCGGCCCAGGCCGACCGGCTGGCACGGCTGCGCGCCGAGCGGGACGCCGCTGAGGTGACGCGTACGCTCGCCGACCTGCGGGCCGCCGCCGAGGGCACGGAGAACGTGCTGTACCCGATGCGGGAGGCGCTGCGGGCGCGGGCGACGGTGGGCGAGGTCTGCGGGACGCTGCGTGAGGTGTGGGGGCTGTACCGCCCCACCGACCGCTTCTGATCGCTGCGGGCCGCGCTGTCGCGGAGTGTCCCGCCGGCGGAGCGGGTACCCCTCTCGGAAGGGCTGGGACGCACACCGTGTGCGCCCGGCGCGGGTGAGCGCGTGTGAGCGTCCATACCCGGCCCGCTGCGGAGAGTGGTCGGCTAATTGTCGGAGTGTCAGTTCACCACCCCGACTAATGCGACAATTCGCAACAGGCCCTCGGTGCGTTCTGCCGGATTGGGCGACCGCCGCGATTAGTTACGCGTTGTAGGAGGTGAGGGGCCGATGACGGCGTTCGACCGTGATCTACCTGCTCGCTCTCAACTCTTTGATGCCTCTCAGCAGGGCATTCGTGACGCTGCGCGGTCCGATCATCACCGTAACGAGGTTGCGCAGCGTCACCGTCGGAGGGCTAGGCTGTCTGCTGTCCCCGATGATCCATCCATTTCTAGTGATCGAGAATTCGACGTGACGAGTGCGTTGACGCTGCCCACGAATGGCCAGCTGGCGTCGTCCTGGCTGGAGACGCCACCCGGATCCCAGCCGCTCCCCGGTGAGCTGGACCACCTCCTCGCCCTCCGGGTACCGGGGCTGATCGCTACGCGCCGTCACCTCCACTCGCATCCCGAGCTCTCCGGCACCGAGTTCGAGACGGCCGCCCTGATCGCCCGGGAACTCTCGCTCGCCGGGCTGAACCCACGGCTGCTGCCCAAGGGCAACGGCGTGATCTGCGACGTCAACGGCCGGCCGGACGGCCCGGTCGTGGCGCTGCGCGCCGACATCGACGCGCTGCCCCTCGACGACCCGAAGGACGTGCCCTACCGGTCGACCGTGGAGGGCGTGTGCCACGCCTGCGGCCACGACGTGCACACCTCGATCCTGCTCGGCGTCGGCATGCTGCTCGCCCAGCTCGCCGACCTCGGCGAGCTGGACGGCCGGGTCCGGCTGATCTTCCAGCCGGCCGAGGAGATCCTGCCCTGCGGTTCGCTGGAGGTCATCGAGGCCGGCGGCCTGGACGACGTGGTGCAGATCTTCGCGCTGCACTGCGACCCCAACCTCCC
It contains:
- a CDS encoding serine/threonine-protein kinase; protein product: MTQIPTWSGGPVSPANGRAAPGTTIGGRYSLRSSVGNGGMGTVWRATDTLLRRDVAVKEVVLPPGLAPSDRDAMYERTLREARAAAAIQHPAVVQVYDVVTEGGRPWIVMELLDARSLADMVIEDGPVAPRAVAKIGIALLGALEVAHAIGVLHRDVKPANVLICTDGRCVLTDFGVARMPTDVQLTTPGMVLGSPHFISPERAMGQEFGPPSDLFSLGVTLYTAVEGRPPFDKGDPIETMHAVVEDPPAPPQRSGALTRVLMGLLEKDPARRLDVHTSRAMLRELLAGPLSSTSTAVHSVTDPYAVVPVQQRPAPVPPPAQPEPKPDSQIGGPAMLAPGESLTDRLAALRRGERPKAAPAAAATGALDETSADALAGPLHTPTGAMPAPGRPAAGRTYGGGADATQRVDAGGHPDATQRVSYGNPADATQQVGYGGAPEATQRIGGTYGAGNQWSVPGTGQPWTTTPATSTGSTAGGGALGKVRATGDQLVRTVKGWPRKIQLAAAGGVAVVLLLTVVLLSSGDDAPPSTPAAQPTPSTPAAPALEMQEHSARGIQVMVPKGWKKATGGSYTDYIDPEDSGRKVRIITEKWSSSSTRWAETAENGLKTRSTSCVKPYNQISSTETELASKPAAEFEYTCGEGDLMRHGVWRGVAQDGKAYSFYLTATDAKFAESKPIFDEMVRTFQLTGNG
- a CDS encoding methylmalonyl-CoA mutase family protein, whose amino-acid sequence is MNQRRSSESGFPINGVYTEADLPEDLGSRLGGPGEYPYTRGVYPTMYTSRPWTMRQYAGFGTAVESNARYHQLLRAGTMGLSVAFDLPTQMGYDSDDPIAHGEVGKVGVAIDSIEDMRLLFADIPLDKVSTSMTINAPGSVLLLLYQLVAEENGVPGAALNGTIQNDILKEYIARGTYIFPPKPSLRLVADTFAYCRKEVPKWNTISISGYHMAEAGATPAQEIAFTLANGVEYVRAALAAGLAVDDFAPRLSFFFVARTTLLEEVAKFRAARRIWARLMREDFGAKDPKSMMLRFHTQTAGVQLTAQQPEVNLVRVAVQGLAAVLGGTQSLHTNSFDEAIALPTEKAARLALRTQQVLAYETDLTATVDPFAGSYVVEAMTAEIESAVVELMERVADHGSVVDAIEAGFQKREIEQSAYRIAQEIDSGDRVVVGLNRFTVDEEEPYEPLRVDPAIEAAQADRLARLRAERDAAEVTRTLADLRAAAEGTENVLYPMREALRARATVGEVCGTLREVWGLYRPTDRF